One genomic window of Eleginops maclovinus isolate JMC-PN-2008 ecotype Puerto Natales chromosome 12, JC_Emac_rtc_rv5, whole genome shotgun sequence includes the following:
- the ccdc92 gene encoding LOW QUALITY PROTEIN: coiled-coil domain-containing protein 92 (The sequence of the model RefSeq protein was modified relative to this genomic sequence to represent the inferred CDS: inserted 1 base in 1 codon) codes for MASSNVTLENQLHSTQKNLLFLQQDHASTLKGLHAEIRRLQQQCTDLTYELTVRSSDPSDSSEVRCKELQRRCEELEAQLKKKEEENTELLRDLEQKNAMISXLENTIKEREKKYLEELKMKSHKLAVLSGELEQRASTIAYLTSQLHATKKKLLAGSSSEASPNVSPVTSYKPTPPPAKDRQPETPRRRMKKSLSQPLHPELTEVYRLSSDGRRMVMRETVDAMPDPTPFLQAGRDSPEPQVRERPAVIPPISSERSPITPLGAAASPHHSPARDRQYRAHVGVAHRISHGTSPLAPPQAELETLAVDQVKDEKVVRKRSGTDRTV; via the exons ATGGCATCATCAAATGTAACACTGGAAAATCAGCTGCACAGTACCCAGAAAAACCTGCTCTTCCTGCAGCAGGACCATGCCAGCACGTTGAAGGGGCTACACGCAGAGATCCGCAGATTGCAACAGCAATGCACAG ATCTGACATACGAGCTCACTGTGAGAAGCTCTGATCCCTCAG ACAGCAGTGAGGTCCGCTGCAAGGAGCTGCAAAGAAGGTGTGAGGAGCTGGAGGCCCagctgaagaagaaggaggaggagaacacaGAGCTGCTCAGGGACCTTGAGCAGAAAAACGCTATGATCT GTCTGGAAAACACCataaaggagagggagaagaagtaCCTGGAGGAGCTCAAGATGAAGAGCCACAAGTTGGCTGTTTTGTCCGGGGAGCTGGAACAGAGAGCGAGCACTATAGCTTACCTCACCTCGCAGCTTCACGCCACCAAGAAGAAGCTGTTAGCCGGCAGTTCATCTGAGGCCAGCCCCAATGTTAGTCCAGTTACATCGTACAAGCCCACGCCTCCACCGGCCAAAGACAGGCAGCCTGAAACCCCACGGCGCCGCATGAAGAAGAGCCTCTCACAGCCTCTTCACCCAGAGCTGACAGAGGTGTATCGGCTCAGCTCAGACGGTAGGCGGATGGTCATGCGGGAGACAGTAGATGCCATGCCCGACCCCACACCCTTCCTGCAGGCTGGGAGAGACTCTCCCGAACCACAGGTGCGGGAACGACCTGCCGTTATCCCTCCGATTTCCTCCGAGCGCTCCCCCATCACTCCCCTGGGTGCTGCGGCCAGCCCTCATCACAGCCCCGCCCGGGACCGGCAGTACAGGGCTCATGTTGGGGTGGCACACCGCATCTCCCATGGAACCTCTCCCCTGGCCCCCCCGCAGGCAGAGCTGGAGACTCTGGCAGTGGACCAGGTCAAAGACGAGAAGGTCGTGCGGAAGCGCTCGGGAACTGACAGGACAGTTTAA
- the chmp7 gene encoding charged multivesicular body protein 7: MLHMSNATEMILPPEWDDEERMNFMFSDFNENRDVNTTDWDSKMDFWTALIVKACRDRGTVYVSLKDLNKTFRRKERSPLGLATVIQSMARCGKIQRESEFAANMDCGWLSWGVGLLLVKPLKWTFSTLLGSSQVSLDESFVVIELVKEKAAELLKVYRSSEFASCSIISFQELCTLSSDVCADESTLCMALLQLQRDKQVMVSLHEGEKIVKFCQTGQDYISSVSDVDMGIYKLQRSQKLLEERVEKLGLEADKCKEEARVLLREGKKSQALRCIRGRKRVEKRAESLFAKLESIRGILDRIAQSETDKMVIQAYQAGVSALRLSLKDVTVERAESLVDQIQELCDTQDEVNQTLSSGVTSADVDIDELEEELKSLMDESKPDSVSRFPEVPTNEQGPSGGQSLPGSDLLSSLPAVPYSPLDITDEQLEEELNKLNLTDSGFQQEKKTSPARRLEPAQ, translated from the exons ATGTTGCACATGTCTAACGCCACGGAAATGATCTTGCCACCCGAATGGGACGACGAAGAGAGGATGAATTTTATGTTCTCGGACTTCAATGAGAACCGAGATGTCAACACGACAGACTGGGACAGTAAGATGGACTTCTGGACGGCTCTGATTGTTAAAGCCTGCCGGGACCGAGGCACCGTTTATGTCAGCCTGAAGGACCTGAACAAAACAttcaggaggaaagagagatcCCCGCTGGGCTTGGCGACTGTCATCCAGTCTATGGCCAG ATGTGGGAAGATCCAGAGGGAGTCTGAGTTTGCTGCCAACATGGACTGTGGCTGGTTGTCCTGGGGTGTAGGCCTGCTGCTGGTGAAGCCTCTGAAATGGACCTTCTCCACCCTGCTGGGAAGTAGCCAGGTGTCTCTAGACGAGTCCTTTGTAGTGATTGAACTAGTGAAG GAGAAAGCAGCAGAATTACTCAAGGTGTACCGAAGCAGTGAGTTTGCAAGCTGCtccatcatttcatttcaagaGCTCTGTACTCTCTCCTCTGATGTCTGTGCGGATGAGAGCACCCTGTGCATGgctctcctgcagctgcagagggaCAAGCAAGTGATGGTTTCATTGCACGAAGGAGAGAAG ATTGTCAAGTTTTGTCAGACTGGGCAAGATTACATTTCTTCTGTCAGCGATGTGGATATGGGCATCTACAAGCTGCAGCGCAGTCAGAAGCTTCTGGAAGAGCGGGTGGAGAAACTGGGCCTTGAAGCTGACAA GTGCAAAGAGGAAGCAAGGGTACTgctgagagaaggaaagaaatcCCAG GCACTGAGGTGTATAAGAGGCCGGAAAAGGGTAGAAAAGAGAGCCGAGAGCTTGTTTGCCAAACTGGAGTCCATCAGAGGAATCCTGGACAGAATAGCCCAGTCAGAGACTGATAAGATG GTTATTCAAGCGTATCAGGCCGGAGTGTCGGCCCTGAGACTCTCTCTGAAGGATGTGACTGTGGAGCGGGCTGAGAGCCTTGTGGATCAAATCCAGGAG TTATGTGACACTCAAGATGAGGTGAACCAAACGTTATCCAGTGGAGTGACCAGCGCAG atgtAGACATAGATGAGCTGGAGGAGGAACTAAAATCTTTGATGGATGAGTCAAAGCCGGATAGTGTCTCAAGGTTCCCTGAGGTTCCAACAAACGAACAGGGACCCTCCGGAGGGCAGAGCCTCCCGGGTTCAGACCTGCTCAGTTCTCTGCCTGCGGTGCCTTACAGCCCCCTGGATATTACAGATGAGCAGCTGGAGGAAGAATTAAATAAGTTAAACCTAACTGATTCAG GCTTtcaacaggagaagaagacatcGCCAGCCAGGAGATTAGAGCCTGCACAGTGA
- the lgi3 gene encoding leucine-rich repeat LGI family member 3, whose translation MPELRQTWMRLICFSLLCLCLSLLRESDARRAPKIPRCPSTCSCTKDSAFCVDTKAIPKSFPPGIISLTMVNAAFTTIPEGAFSHLHLLQFLLLNSNTFTMISDDAFAGLSHLQYLFIENNDIQALSKYTLRGLKSLTHLSLSNNNLQQLPRDLFKHLDILTDLDLRGNSFRCDCKIKWLVDWMEKTNTSVPAIYCASPFEFQGRRIHDLTPRDFNCISADFAVYETFPFHSVSVESYEFNDDQFVVFAQPDSGFCTLFVWDHVEMVFRMFHNITSRSAVYCKPVVISNNLYMVVAQLFGGSHIYKWEEDPHRFVKIQDIDTTRVRKPNFVDTFQLDDEWYFVVADSSKAGSTSIYRWNSNGFYTHQSLHPWHRDTHVEFLDVGGKPHLILSSASQPPVVYQWNRGQKQFAFFSQITELADVQMVKHFWVRKVLYLCLTRFIGDSKILRWEGQRFTEIQTLPSRGSMAVYPFTVGLRQYLILGSDFSFSRVYLWDDLTQRFQPFQELNMRAPRAFNLVSVDNKDILLAASFKGNTLAYQHLVVDLSAK comes from the exons ATGCCTGAGCTCAGACAGACATGGATGAGGCTGATCTGCTTCTCGCTGCTGTGCCTGTGTCTCAGCCTGCTGAGGGAATCGGACGCCAGGAGAGCCCCCAAGATACCTCGCTGTCCTTCGACCTGCTCCTGCACCAAAGACAGTGCCTTCTGCGTGGACACCAAGGCTATCCCCAAGAGTTTCCCCCCTGGAATCATCTCTCT GACGATGGTGAACGCCGCCTTTACTACGATCCCAGAGGGAGCTTTCTCGCACCTTCACCTGCTGCAGTTCCT GCTCTTGAACTCAAACACATTCACCATGATTTCTGATGATGCCTTTGCTGGTCTGTCTCACCTGCAGTACCT GTTCATTGAGAACAACGACATCCAGGCTCTCTCAAAGTACACCCTCAGAGGACTTAAATCCCTGACTCATCT ATCTCTCTCAAACAacaacctgcagcagctgccaAGAGATCTCTTCAAACATCTAGACATCCTCACAGATTT AGACCTGCGAGGGAACTCTTTCCGCTGCGACTGTAAAATCAAATGGCTGGTAGACTGGATGGAGAAGACCAACACTTCTGTCCCTGCTATCTACTGCGCCAGCCCCTTTGAGTTTCAGGGACGCAGAATCCACGACCTCACACCACGAGACTTCAACTGCATCAGCGCAG ATTTTGCTGTCTATGAAACCTTCCCTTTCCACTCAGTGTCGGTGGAGTCCTATGAGTTCAATGACGATCAGTTTGTGGTCTTTGCTCAGCCTGATTCAGGGTTTTGCACCTTGTTTGTATGGGATCATGTGGAGATGGTGTTCAGGATGTTTCATAACATTACCT CTCGCTCTGCTGTGTACTGCAAACCAGTGGTGATTAGCAACAATCTTTACATGGTTGTTGCTCAACTTTTTGGTGGATCTCATATCTACAA GTGGGAAGAGGACCCGCACCGCTTTGTAAAGATCCAAGACATTGACACCACTCGTGTGAGGAAGCCTAACTTCGTAGACACCTTCCAGCTGGATGATGAGTGGTACTTTGTGGTAGCAGACAGCTCCAAGGCAGGCTCCACCAGCATTTATCGCTGGAACAGCAACGGTTTCTACACCCACCAGTCCCTCCATCCCTGGCATCGGGACACCCATGTGGAGTTTCTTGATGTCGGGGGAAAGCCTCACCTCATTCTCTCCAGCGCCTCTCAGCCGCCGGTGGTTTACCAGTGGAACCGCGGCCAGAAGCAGTTTGCTTTCTTCTCCCAAATCACAGAGCTAGCAGATGTGCAGATGGTTAAGCACTTCTGGGTGAGAAAAGTTCTTTACCTTTGCCTCACACGTTTCATTGGTGACTCCAAGATCCTCCGATGGGAAGGGCAGCGCTTCACTGAGATCCAGACTCTTCCCTCTCGAGGCTCAATGGCAGTGTATCCGTTCACAGTGGGCCTCCGCCAGTACCTCATTCTTGGAAGTGATTTCTCCTTCTCCAGAGTTTACCTGTGGGATGACCTCACTCAGCGCTTTCAGCCTTTCCAGGAGCTGAACATGAGAGCCCCACGAGCGTTCAACTTGGTATCTGTCGACAACAAGGACATCCTGCTGGCTGCCAGCTTCAAAGGCAACACCCTGGCCTACCAGCACCTGGTGGTGGATCTCAGTGCCAAGTAG